Proteins from one Porites lutea chromosome 3, jaPorLute2.1, whole genome shotgun sequence genomic window:
- the LOC140930772 gene encoding uncharacterized protein, whose protein sequence is MISKKTVQSNMEWTEEHDNCLCQEILVLEPFKYKKGSISRGQIWEKIAKNLNGLELPRFKVSKRAVRERYTLLSEKFKAKMKDEEKASGIECDLSDVEKALEEIAEKEVAAEDTVENDKKKLDNAKAVEMRNRALESLGKTQKRQRNEDEENAKPKQKSRRSGGDTIAYLREKNVLVQKWKEEELQLQKQRVEVEGKREDQSRKQHQDMMKILLEQTKQQQEQMQSFQQMFTSMQQQQSQIIMKLLERKNNLA, encoded by the exons ATGATCTCAAAGAAAACAGTGCA ATCAAACATGGAGTGGACGGAGGAACATGACAACTGCTTGTGCCAAGAAATTTTAGTACTTGAACCCTTTAAGTACAAGAAAGGAAGCATTTCTAGAGGTCAGATCTgggaaaaaattgcaaagaatCTGAACGGCCTTGAGCTCCCCCGATTCAAAGTCAGTAAGCGTGCTGTTAGAGAGAGATACACGCTGCTGAGCGAGAAATTTAAAGCAAAGATGAAAGACGAAGAGAAGGCCAGCGGAATCGAATGTGATTTGAGTGATGTGGAAAAGGCTCTGGAAGAAATAGCCGAAAAAGAAGTTGCAGCTGAAGACACCGTGGAAAACGACAAGAAGAAACTTGACAACGCAAAAGCAGTGGAAATGAGAAACAGAGCTCTAGAGAGCTTGGGCAAAACACAGAAGAGGCAGCGGAATGAGGATGAGGAGAATGCGAAACCAAAGCAAAAAAGTCGTAGAAGTGGAGGTGACACAATTGCATATTTGCGCGAAAAAAATGTGCTTGTTCAAAAGTGGAAAGAGGAAGAATTGCAGCTGCAAAAGCAGAGAGTTGAAGTTGAGGGTAAACGGGAAGATCAgtcaagaaaacaacatcagGATATGATGAAAATCTTGCTAGAACAAACTAAGCAGCAACAAGAGCAGATGCAAAGCTTTCAGCAGATGTTTACCTCAATGCAACAGCAGCAGTCTCAGATAATTATGAAgcttctagaaagaaaaaataacttggcTTGA
- the LOC140932028 gene encoding uncharacterized protein, translating into MDKGLFTGVVMIDLRKAFDVVDHKLLLEKLQVYGLNTNSLKWFQSYLSGRYQKVCVDGKLSEPLGIHSGVLQGSILGPALFLLFINDLPLVLKNNIGIYADDSTLYASAPTLAEVEQKIRPDIDAASMWAKENKMKMHPAKTKGPLKREKTGILKIFNYYL; encoded by the exons ATGGATAAAGGCCTCTTTACTGGTGTTGTTATGATCGATCTGCGCAAAGCTTTCGACGTTGTAGACCATAAACTGCTGCTCGAGAAACTTCAGGTATATGGCTTGAACACTAACTCCCTCAAATGGTTCCAAAGTTACCTCAGCGGAAGGTATCAAAAGGTATGTGTTGACGGTAAACTATCTGAACCGCTCGGTATTCACTCCGGTGTACTGCAGGGGAGTATTCTTGGTCCTGCTCTTTTTCTGCTCTTCATAAATGATCTGCCTCTAGTACTGAAGAATAATATTGGCATTTATGCCGATGACTCGACCCTTTATGCATCTGCACCTACCTTAGCTGAAGTCGAGCAGAAAATCAGACCTGACATTGACGCAGCATCGATGTgggcaaaggaaaataaaatgaaaatgcatCCAGCAAAGACAAA agggccactaaAGAGGGAGAAAACTGGAATTCTTAAGATCTTTAATTactatttgtaa
- the LOC140930771 gene encoding uncharacterized protein gives MASFRDIRNLLVESFDDGDISEDEFLLLYDANTSKNPDFPYDCYGSFDLNEMDDSECLAEFRFHKNDVPVLLEALQLPQSFTCHQGTICDGIEALCITLRRFAYPCRYSDLIPRFGRPVPELSMISNLVMDTIYQEHNHRVTQWNNTLLSPPLLESYARAIASKGSPLPNCVGFIDGTVRPICRPEQNQRIVYNGHKRVHGIKYQSVVLPNGMIANMYGPVEGRRHDSGMLADSGLLRDLEQHAFSTTREPMALYGDPAYPLRVHLQVPYRGAGITPQMEVYNKAMSAVRMSVEWIFGDIVNYFKFLDFKKNLKISLSAVGKMYVVCAILRNALTCMYTNSTSEYFALDPPTIEDYFS, from the exons ATGGCATCCTTTAGAGATATACGTAACCTTCTTGTCGAAAGTTTTGATGACGGTGATATTTCCGAGGACGAATTTCTCCTCCTTTACGATGCAAACACCTCGAAAAACCCAGATTTCCCTTATGACTGCTATGGATCGTTCGACTTAAATGAGATGGACGACAGCGAGTGTTTGGCTGAGTTTCGTTTTCATAAGAATGATGTTCCCGTCCTTTTAGAAGCCTTGCAGCTCCCTCAGTCTTTCACGTGCCACCAAGGAACCATTTGTGACGGAATAGAAGCGCTTTGCATAACACTGAGACGATTTGCTTACCCATGCAGATACAGCGATTTAATTCCACGATTTGGTCGCCCAGTTCCAGAGCTGAGTATGATATCCAACCTCGTGATGGATACAATTTATCAAGAGCACAATCACAGAGTAACTCAGTGGAATAATACGCTTCTAAGCCCTCCACTTCTTGAAAGCTATGCCCGTGCGATTGCCTCAAAGGGAAGTCCATTACCTAATTGCGTTGGTTTTATAGACGGAACAGTAAGGCCAATTTGTCGACCCGAACAAAACCAGAGGATCGTTTATAATGGACATAAGCGAGTACATGGTATCAAGTACCAGTCTGTTGTCTTACCTAATGGTATGATAGCCAACATGTACGGCCCAGTAG AGGGTAGACGGCACGATTCAGGTATGTTGGCTGATTCTGGTCTACTTCGCGATCTGGAGCAGCATGCCTTCTCCACAACAAGAGAACCAATGGCCCTATATGGTGACCCCGCCTATCCCCTACGTGTCCACCTCCAAGTCCCATACAGAGGTGCTGGAATAACACCACAAATGGAGGTGTACAACAAAGCCATGAGCGCCGTTCGTATGTCTGTAGAGTGGATTTTCGGGGATatcgttaattattttaaatttctcgattttaagaaaaatttaaaaatctccCTTAGTGCAGTCGGAAAAATGTACGTTGTGTGTGCCATTCTACGTAATGCCTTAACCTGTATGTACACCAACTCTACATCAGAGTACTTTGCCCTGGACCCTCCAACCATTGaagattatttttcttga